One segment of Anastrepha obliqua isolate idAnaObli1 chromosome 3, idAnaObli1_1.0, whole genome shotgun sequence DNA contains the following:
- the LOC129242374 gene encoding lysosomal aspartic protease-like, protein MFKFLVFLSICAALVSADLVRVPIYKNPNYRRSRASINSQIVALRSKYNLPSARSTSESLENDYNFAYYGEITIGTPAQDFLVLFDTGSSNLWVPSSTCPTSNTACQDHNKYNSSASSTYVANGETFSIAYGSGSLSGYLSQDTVSVAGLSISNQVFAEATDEPGTTFVYEPFDGIMGMGYQSIAVDNVVPPFYNLYSQGLVSTDVFSFYLARAGTSDQGGEMILGGSDSSYYTGDLTYTSITEQGYWQFSLDGATIDGKTMCSSGCQAIADTGTSLIVAPYSAYSVYMSVVDPDDDGEIDCSLMDSLPDMEFAIAGTNFSVPASQYILEENGECSPAVSYIGVDFWILGDIFIGLYYTEFDLGNNPIGFAPVA, encoded by the coding sequence ATGTTCAAGTTCTTGGTATTCCTCAGCATTTGCGCCGCGTTGGTCTCAGCTGATTTGGTGCGCGTGCCCATCTACAAGAACCCCAACTATCGTAGGAGTCGCGCATCTATTAATTCCCAAATCGTTGCATTGCGTTCCAAATACAATCTTCCCAGTGCACGCAGTACCTCCGAATCGTTGGAGAATGACTATAATTTTGCTTACTACGGGGAGATTACCATTGGCACACCAGCACAGGACTTCTTGGTGCTCTTCGATACAGGTTCCTCAAACTTGTGGGTGCCTTCATCCACCTGCCCCACCAGCAACACAGCTTGTCAAGATCACAACAAATACAACTCCAGCGCTTCCAGCACTTATGTTGCTAATGGCGAGACCTTCTCCATCGCTTATGGCTCCGGTAGTTTGTCTGGTTACCTGTCGCAGGATACAGTTTCAGTAGCCGGTCTCAGCATTTCAAACCAAGTATTCGCTGAAGCTACGGACGAACCTGGCACCACTTTCGTCTACGAACCCTTCGATGGTATTATGGGTATGGGTTACCAATCTATCGCTGTTGACAATGTTGTGCCACCGTTCTACAACTTGTATTCTCAAGGATTGGTTAGCACTGACGTATTCTCCTTCTACTTGGCCCGCGCTGGTACCTCCGATCAAGGTGGTGAAATGATTTTGGGTGGTTCCGATTCCAGCTACTATACGGGTGATCTCACCTACACATCTATCACCGAACAAGGCTACTGGCAATTCAGTTTGGATGGCGCCACCATTGACGGAAAAACAATGTGCAGCAGCGGTTGCCAAGCCATCGCCGATACAGGCACCTCCCTCATTGTTGCCCCATACAGTGCTTACAGTGTCTACATGAGTGTTGTTGATCCCGATGATGATGGTGAAATCGATTGCTCACTCATGGACTCTCTGCCTGATATGGAATTCGCTATTGCTGGAACGAATTTCTCCGTACCAGCTTCGCAGTATATTCTCGAAGAAAATGGTGAGTGCTCACCTGCTGTCAGCTACATAGGAGTTGACTTCTGGATCTTGGGTGATATCTTCATTGGATTGTACTACACTGAATTCGATTTGGGCAACAACCCTATTGGGTTTGCACCAGTTGCCTAA